The Glycine max cultivar Williams 82 chromosome 12, Glycine_max_v4.0, whole genome shotgun sequence genome window below encodes:
- the LOC100784225 gene encoding zinc finger CCCH domain-containing protein 30, which yields MKSLTVNTEDSFSSLLELASNNDIEGFKVLLEKDSSSINEVGLWYGRQNGSKQFVLEHRTPLMVAATYGSIDVMKIILLCPEADVNFACGANKTTALHCAASGGSANAVDAVKILLSAGADVNGVDANGNRPIDVIAVPPKLQGAKAVLEELLSDSASEGSIGEFSVPVSVNTSSLGSPGHSSNGMPYTPSSSPPSPVVAKFTDAAVCSLSEKKEYPIDPSLPDIKNSIYATDEFRMFSFKVRPCSRAYSHDWTECPFVHPGENARRRDPRKFHYSCVPCPDFRKGACRRGDMCEYAHGVFECWLHPAQYRTRLCKDGTSCNRRVCFFAHTAEELRPLYVSTGSAVPSPRSSASAPNVMDMAAAMSLLPGSPSSVSSMSPSHFGQPMSPSANGMSLSSAWAQPNVSALHLPGSNLQSSRLRSSLSARDMPPDDLNMMSDLDGQQQHPLNDLSCYLQPRPGAGSVSRSGRSKILTPSNLEDLFSAEISSSPRYSDPAAGSVFSPTHKSAVLNQFQQLQSMLSPINTNLLSPKNVEHPLLQASFGVSPSGRMSPRSVEPISPMSSRISAFAQREKQQQQQQQLRSLSSRDLGANSPASLVGSPANPWSKWGSPNGKADWSVNGDTLGRQMRRSSSFELKNNGEEPDLSWVQSLVKESPPEMIKEKFASPMPTASADGPNSNSQIESIDHSVLGAWLEQMQLDQLVV from the coding sequence ATGAAATCGCTAACTGTTAATACTGAAGATTCTTTTTCCAGTTTGCTGGAACTTGCTTCTAACAATGATATTGAAGGCTTCAAGGTGCTTTTAGAGAAAGATTCTTCTTCGATCAATGAGGTTGGGCTCTGGTATGGCCGGCAAAACGGATCGAAGCAATTTGTTCTTGAGCACAGAACCCCTTTGATGGTTGCTGCAACTTATGGTAGCATTGATGTTATGAAGATTATACTGTTGTGCCCCGAGGCAGATGTAAATTTCGCGTGTGGGGCGAACAAAACCACTGCTCTTCACTGTGCTGCTTCTGGTGGGTCTGCCAATGCTGTTGATGCTGTGAAGATTCTTTTATCGGCTGGGGCCGATGTGAATGGCGTGGATGCAAATGGGAATCGCCCTATTGATGTGATTGCTGTTCCTCCGAAGCTGCAAGGTGCAAAAGCCGTTCTCGAGGAACTTCTCTCGGACAGTGCTTCTGAAGGCTCAATTGGTGAATTCTCTGTCCCAGTGTCTGTTAATACTTCCAGTCTGGGTTCTCCTGGCCATTCCTCGAATGGGATGCCGTATACTCCTTCTTCCTCACCGCCATCTCCTGTGGTGGCAAAGTTTACTGATGCAGCTGTTTGCTCTTTGTCGGAGAAGAAGGAATACCCAATTGATCCATCGCTGCCTGATATAAAGAACAGCATATATGCGACCGATGAGTTTCGGATGTTTTCGTTCAAGGTGAGGCCTTGTTCCCGGGCATACTCTCACGATTGGACTGAGTGTCCTTTTGTTCATCCCGGAGAGAATGCTCGGAGGAGAGACCCCAGGAAGTTCCATTACAGCTGTGTGCCATGCCCTGATTTTAGGAAAGGGGCTTGTAGGCGCGGGGACATGTGTGAATATGCTCATGGGGTGTTTGAGTGCTGGCTGCACCCGGCTCAGTATCGGACACGCCTCTGCAAAGATGGTACCAGTTGCAATCGAAGGGTGTGTTTTTTTGCTCACACTGCGGAGGAGCTTCGTCCGCTGTATGTGTCCACTGGATCTGCTGTCCCTTCGCCCAGGTCATCTGCCTCGGCTCCTAATGTCATGGACATGGCTGCTGCGATGAGCCTTTTGCCGGGCTCGCCTTCTTCGGTCTCTTCCATGTCGCCATCCCACTTTGGGCAACCAATGTCCCCATCTGCAAATGGCATGTCACTGTCTTCTGCTTGGGCACAGCCAAATGTGTCAGCTCTTCATTTACCAGGAAGCAATCTTCAGTCTAGTCGATTGAGGTCTTCCCTTAGTGCCCGCGACATGCCACCAGACGACTTGAACATGATGTCTGATCTTGATGGCCAGCAGCAGCATCCTTTGAATGACTTGAGCTGTTACTTACAGCCGCGGCCTGGTGCTGGTTCTGTGAGTAGATCTGGTCGGTCCAAGATCCTAACTCCATCAAATCTTGAAGATCTCTTTTCTGCTGAGATTTCTTCATCTCCCCGGTATTCTGATCCAGCAGCGGGTTCCGTGTTTTCCCCTACGCACAAATCAGCTGTTCTCAATCAGTTTCAACAGCTCCAAAGTATGTTATCACCTATAAATACTAACTTGCTATCTCCTAAGAATGTTGAGCATCCTCTTTTACAGGCTTCCTTTGGTGTATCTCCTTCGGGTAGGATGTCACCAAGAAGTGTTGAACCAATCTCTCCAATGAGCTCTCGCATATCGGCATTTGCTCAGCGCGAAaaacagcagcagcagcagcagcagctgcGCAGTCTCAGTTCGAGAGACCTCGGTGCCAACAGTCCTGCCTCACTTGTTGGCTCCCCTGCAAACCCTTGGTCAAAGTGGGGATCTCCTAATGGGAAAGCTGATTGGTCAGTAAATGGAGACACACTTGGTCGTCAGATGCGAAGATCATCCTCGTTTGAGCTCAAGAACAACGGGGAAGAGCCTGATCTCTCTTGGGTCCAATCTCTGGTGAAGGAATCCCCACCTGAGATGATCAAAGAGAAGTTTGCATCTCCTATGCCTACTGCATCTGCTGATGGACCAAATTCAAATTCCCAAATTGAATCCATTGACCATTCTGTTTTAGGAGCCTGGCTTGAGCAAATGCAGCTGGATCAGCTTGTAGTCTAG